The uncultured Desulfuromonas sp. genome has a segment encoding these proteins:
- a CDS encoding DUF3793 family protein, translating into MKVKVKIDGSAPLCSPSTPCCKESIQQKARQWSPAVRTSWKEVSEQFPSPQECLAAFLVLSAAEVLEEVKPANLVRISHKPYACGRNIADLWQEHGQQLMADSPLRAFNVCSDPGRYLLLIYHPELLQKRLNSLTSTTFLTRLGYRDPHNLDSVLEQLAERFNAQDELPHEIGWFLGYPLKDVEGFMGHNALQVSGQRLWKIYGHPHRSNALADLYQQHHHKVVRQLCQLNMNSVELLRRHSALAA; encoded by the coding sequence ATGAAAGTAAAAGTCAAAATCGATGGAAGTGCCCCTTTATGCTCCCCATCAACGCCCTGCTGTAAAGAGAGTATTCAGCAAAAAGCCAGACAGTGGTCGCCTGCCGTGCGGACCAGTTGGAAAGAAGTTTCCGAGCAATTTCCATCACCACAAGAGTGTCTGGCGGCCTTTCTGGTTCTTTCCGCAGCCGAGGTTCTTGAAGAGGTCAAACCGGCCAACCTGGTGCGTATCAGTCATAAACCCTATGCCTGTGGGCGTAATATCGCTGACCTGTGGCAGGAGCATGGCCAACAATTGATGGCGGATTCGCCGTTGCGGGCGTTTAATGTATGTTCGGATCCGGGGCGTTATCTGTTGCTGATCTATCATCCCGAGCTCCTGCAGAAGCGCCTCAACAGTTTGACCTCAACCACGTTTCTGACCCGTTTGGGCTATCGTGATCCCCACAATCTTGACTCGGTGTTAGAACAACTGGCCGAGCGTTTTAACGCCCAGGATGAACTGCCTCATGAGATTGGTTGGTTTTTAGGCTATCCGCTCAAGGATGTGGAAGGTTTTATGGGCCACAACGCGCTGCAAGTGAGTGGCCAACGGTTGTGGAAAATCTATGGACATCCTCATCGCAGCAATGCTCTGGCGGATCTTTATCAGCAACATCACCACAAAGTTGTTCGTCAGTTGTGTCAGCTCAACATGAACAGTGTTGAGCTGTTACGCCGTCATTCTGCGCTGGCCGCCTGA
- the ltrA gene encoding group II intron reverse transcriptase/maturase: MAKIYYSLYDRLLHEQRLLRAYAKIRSNKGKAGIDGQSVEDFADHLPEEIAALVGELKDKSYRPKPVRRVEIPKPDGGVRRLGIPTVRDRVVQQALLDILQPIFDPDFHPSSYGYRPGRSAHQAIAKASLFIRRYQRRWVVDMDLSKCFDTLDHDQIIQSIRRRVTDGSILGLIRLFLQSGNMTQDGWQASEQGSPQGGVISPLIANVYLDAFDQHMKNRGHRIVRYADDILILCGSRSGAENAFNVARNYLEETLHLRVNERKSRIVHSSEGVPYLGVIITSRYTRIQSEKVRQFKAKVKRITRRNTPVNLAKVIHDLNPVLRGFTNYFRVANCREQFRKLSRWIRRRLRAKQLTLWKKPQRLHRRLRQLGYQGEFKAIKMNSWRNAASNLANYAMPNIWFAKQGLFDLSRVETGYLPQSY, translated from the coding sequence ATGGCGAAAATTTACTACAGTCTCTACGACCGGCTGTTACACGAACAGAGACTACTTCGGGCATACGCGAAAATCAGGTCCAACAAAGGCAAGGCCGGAATCGACGGCCAGAGCGTAGAGGACTTTGCCGACCACCTGCCGGAAGAAATCGCCGCCCTTGTGGGCGAACTCAAGGACAAGAGCTATCGACCAAAGCCAGTGAGGCGGGTAGAAATCCCCAAGCCTGACGGCGGCGTCCGCCGGCTCGGAATCCCGACGGTTCGTGACCGTGTCGTCCAGCAGGCACTGCTGGACATCTTGCAGCCGATCTTTGATCCTGACTTTCATCCGTCCAGCTACGGTTATCGTCCGGGCCGCAGTGCCCATCAGGCGATCGCCAAAGCCAGCCTGTTTATCAGGCGCTACCAACGGCGCTGGGTGGTGGACATGGACCTGTCGAAATGCTTCGACACCCTAGACCATGACCAGATCATCCAGAGCATTCGTCGCCGGGTGACCGATGGAAGCATACTGGGATTAATTCGGCTGTTTCTGCAAAGCGGGAACATGACGCAAGACGGCTGGCAAGCAAGCGAACAAGGGAGCCCCCAAGGCGGGGTGATCAGTCCGCTAATCGCCAACGTCTACCTCGACGCCTTCGACCAGCACATGAAAAACCGAGGGCATCGAATCGTCCGCTACGCGGACGATATCCTGATCCTGTGTGGATCAAGAAGCGGGGCGGAAAACGCCTTCAACGTGGCAAGAAACTATCTGGAAGAAACCCTTCACCTGAGGGTCAACGAACGCAAGAGCCGGATTGTTCACAGCAGCGAAGGCGTACCCTATCTCGGAGTCATCATCACGAGCCGGTACACACGCATACAGAGCGAGAAGGTTCGACAGTTCAAAGCCAAGGTGAAGCGGATCACCCGGCGCAATACACCAGTCAATCTGGCCAAGGTCATCCACGACCTGAACCCGGTACTGCGTGGATTCACCAACTACTTCCGGGTAGCCAACTGCCGCGAGCAGTTCAGAAAACTGTCCCGGTGGATTCGCCGACGCCTGCGAGCCAAGCAGCTGACACTGTGGAAAAAGCCGCAACGGCTCCACCGCAGACTCCGGCAGCTAGGCTATCAGGGCGAGTTCAAGGCCATCAAAATGAACTCATGGCGCAATGCCGCCAGCAACCTGGCCAACTATGCAATGCCGAACATCTGGTTTGCAAAGCAGGGACTTTTTGATCTAAGCAGAGTAGAGACGGGCTATCTGCCTCAGAGCTATTAG
- a CDS encoding tetratricopeptide repeat protein, with product MTRYSHWRLKKSLAKNFQRSTRQIIPLLVAGLLLVPSTMLFAQDDCGGRHHPRVNHLLHKTQQLLAAQNIEAAVTLLERFTANHPNVTDYRLYARLAELYTQQKKREPARDAYQHALQDCDKPAWLWQNLGAVCWNLHDYRCASQAFLNAHERGANLQCYVDGLVAQSYAGQHDTAAQKLFQVLNDHTDVPIDWLEAYVQISLQSQHKKQALQPLIDWESRFQHEPGYWRCRTYLHLEDRDYPNAISCLRITATLTSLTREEQATLADLLLSADLPEQAARHYRELLKAVPDKRQWHEQLILCYRLAQQPQQALIALDQAKAYLAPADWHRGKGELYYQLGNYEQAFHHLDRVLQLQPDDGSACLLKSYCALQLNRYQAARSCLNKALHFKKYRQEARSLLQWLNQTAATNANG from the coding sequence ATGACACGTTACTCTCACTGGAGATTGAAAAAATCCCTTGCGAAAAATTTTCAACGATCTACTAGACAGATCATTCCATTATTGGTTGCCGGCCTGTTGTTGGTACCGTCAACGATGCTGTTCGCTCAAGACGATTGCGGTGGCAGGCACCATCCACGTGTGAACCATCTGCTGCATAAAACCCAACAGTTGCTTGCCGCTCAAAACATCGAGGCTGCGGTCACGCTGTTGGAACGGTTCACCGCCAACCATCCCAATGTCACCGATTACCGGCTTTATGCTCGGCTGGCCGAACTGTACACCCAGCAGAAAAAAAGAGAGCCGGCTCGTGACGCCTATCAACACGCCTTACAGGACTGCGATAAGCCCGCCTGGCTGTGGCAGAATTTGGGTGCGGTCTGCTGGAATCTGCACGACTACCGCTGCGCTTCTCAGGCATTTCTAAATGCCCATGAGCGCGGTGCCAACCTGCAGTGCTATGTCGATGGTCTGGTGGCCCAGAGTTATGCCGGTCAACATGACACCGCCGCACAAAAACTTTTTCAGGTGCTGAACGATCACACGGACGTGCCCATCGACTGGCTCGAAGCCTATGTGCAGATCAGTCTGCAGTCACAACACAAAAAACAGGCCCTGCAACCCCTCATCGACTGGGAGTCCCGTTTTCAACACGAACCCGGCTATTGGCGTTGCCGCACCTATTTGCACCTTGAGGACCGTGATTACCCCAATGCCATCTCCTGCCTGCGCATCACCGCCACCTTGACATCCCTGACCCGCGAAGAACAGGCGACACTGGCCGATCTGTTACTGTCGGCGGATTTGCCTGAGCAGGCGGCGCGCCACTACCGCGAGCTGCTCAAAGCGGTTCCGGACAAGCGCCAGTGGCATGAGCAATTGATTCTCTGCTATCGTCTTGCCCAACAGCCGCAGCAGGCCCTGATTGCCCTGGACCAGGCCAAAGCCTATCTTGCCCCAGCCGACTGGCATCGCGGCAAAGGGGAACTGTATTATCAACTGGGCAATTATGAGCAGGCCTTTCACCATCTGGACAGAGTGCTGCAACTGCAGCCGGACGATGGCAGCGCCTGCCTGTTAAAAAGTTATTGCGCCCTGCAACTCAACCGCTACCAGGCCGCACGCAGCTGCCTGAACAAAGCCCTGCACTTCAAAAAATACCGGCAGGAGGCCCGTTCATTGTTGCAATGGCTCAACCAGACGGCGGCCACCAACGCTAACGGATAA
- a CDS encoding TonB family protein, which translates to MMDKTPRSVFVIGFVLAAVINLVLFALIPHSSTPETPPPSPLRSQPVRFTPPSPQVEQPQPDEMTMPPEPTPAMPQPTLTAPTLQQPKPTLTLQAPQPVLKQVTPQPQAVHKPAVFNSDALDVQPQLNYQTPPRYPIQARKRGLSGYVKLQFDVLANGEIRRLRILDSQPPGVFDNAVLEAARTWHYQAGEVLGDKVRVRLVRTIVFNLEDQP; encoded by the coding sequence ATGATGGACAAAACGCCCCGTTCCGTGTTTGTGATCGGTTTTGTGTTGGCCGCGGTCATCAATCTGGTGCTGTTCGCCCTGATTCCCCATTCATCGACGCCCGAAACACCGCCGCCATCACCGCTGCGCAGTCAACCGGTGCGCTTTACGCCGCCGTCGCCCCAGGTAGAGCAACCGCAGCCTGACGAGATGACCATGCCCCCGGAGCCGACCCCGGCCATGCCGCAACCAACCCTGACCGCACCGACACTGCAGCAACCGAAACCGACTCTGACCCTGCAGGCGCCGCAGCCGGTGCTCAAGCAGGTAACGCCGCAGCCTCAGGCGGTCCACAAACCGGCGGTATTCAACAGTGACGCGCTCGATGTCCAACCGCAACTCAATTATCAGACTCCGCCGCGTTACCCGATTCAGGCGCGTAAGCGGGGGCTGAGTGGTTATGTCAAGTTGCAATTCGATGTGCTGGCCAATGGCGAGATACGCCGTCTGCGTATTCTCGACTCCCAGCCTCCCGGTGTGTTTGACAACGCGGTTCTCGAGGCGGCCCGCACCTGGCACTACCAGGCCGGTGAGGTGTTGGGCGATAAGGTGCGCGTGCGACTGGTGCGCACCATTGTGTTCAATCTGGAGGATCAACCATGA
- a CDS encoding biopolymer transporter ExbD, which yields MINVRQSLRRNNNRTAEINISPLIDLVFLLLIFFMVTTSFVKETGIEVERPEAGSAAMAENSTILVAVTKDGEVFFDRQRVDVRTVRSHIAQALVENPGGEVIVVADKYSHTGVIVQVMDQCRLAGAKQVHLAADNGHE from the coding sequence ATGATCAATGTCAGACAAAGTTTACGCCGCAATAACAACCGCACTGCAGAGATCAATATTTCACCTCTCATCGACCTGGTGTTCCTGTTGCTGATCTTCTTCATGGTCACCACCAGTTTCGTCAAGGAAACCGGCATTGAAGTGGAGCGTCCCGAAGCGGGCAGCGCCGCCATGGCCGAAAACAGCACCATCCTTGTCGCGGTGACCAAGGACGGCGAGGTGTTTTTCGACCGCCAGCGCGTTGACGTGCGCACGGTGCGTAGCCATATCGCCCAGGCGCTGGTGGAAAACCCCGGCGGCGAGGTGATTGTCGTCGCCGACAAGTACAGCCACACCGGCGTCATTGTCCAGGTGATGGACCAGTGCCGTCTGGCCGGAGCCAAGCAGGTGCATCTGGCCGCCGACAACGGACACGAGTAA
- a CDS encoding MotA/TolQ/ExbB proton channel family protein, giving the protein MEEMFAHGLHTLYHLSNGSEMFAYIVNGGLVMVPLLAISAVMWMLVFERVVAFHRLEFRDITMAELVHDCRDNTPHPGSRYGLRSQLGRFFARRRHGRYPLTRSQLDEYYLKTMPNIDRHIDAITTLAMVCPLLGLLGTVSGMITTFDVIALFGTGHSKALAGGISEALITTQGGLLVAIPGMFASAVLSLKARRLRERLEESIMTLKRIVES; this is encoded by the coding sequence ATGGAAGAGATGTTTGCCCACGGGCTTCATACCCTCTATCACCTGAGCAACGGCAGTGAAATGTTCGCCTATATCGTCAACGGCGGTCTGGTGATGGTGCCGTTGCTGGCGATTTCCGCCGTGATGTGGATGCTGGTGTTTGAACGGGTGGTGGCGTTTCACCGTCTGGAGTTTCGCGATATCACCATGGCCGAACTGGTCCACGACTGCCGGGACAACACGCCCCACCCCGGCAGCCGTTACGGGCTGCGTTCGCAACTGGGACGATTCTTCGCCCGCCGGCGCCACGGCCGCTATCCACTGACCCGTTCACAGCTGGATGAATATTATCTGAAAACCATGCCGAATATCGATCGCCACATCGATGCCATCACCACCCTGGCCATGGTCTGTCCGCTGCTCGGCCTGCTCGGCACGGTCAGCGGCATGATCACCACCTTTGATGTCATTGCCCTGTTCGGCACCGGCCATTCCAAGGCGCTGGCCGGCGGCATCTCCGAAGCGCTGATCACCACTCAGGGCGGCCTGCTGGTCGCCATCCCCGGCATGTTCGCCAGCGCCGTGCTCAGTCTCAAGGCACGTCGCTTGCGCGAACGCCTGGAGGAATCCATTATGACCCTGAAACGGATCGTTGAATCATGA
- a CDS encoding MotA/TolQ/ExbB proton channel family protein: protein MRYTLTSILAVFSLLTLFVTAQPLNAADIRAAYQQLQEQLTEQQQVQQRTANAIAAQRRDLKQELAAKKRAVAQLEQRINSGEKKLAAAEKKLQTLQARQSRDHEAMNNLAAAVRVAAKQLQEMLDASCFSALQPQRSTLLGKLFNKHYFPGLDDFNTMKQLYLDDMAQSSQVQRPQAQFTALSGIQETGPVLLVGPFLAVASGHDCPTLLQYQPTRHEFSAIDATLSWTQRKLLNVYLAGKSDLAPLDLKAGAGLAQLTQEKTFWQRIKGGGVLVWPILLLAVIAVLISIERALFLKKVHDNTDRTMSQVNQYAEQDNWEACQKLIEGRSTPVYNVVRAGISARHEEREILESILQEAILKELPRLERALPLLNIMAAIAPLLGLLGTVTGMISTFEIINIYGTGDPRMMSGGISVALVTTMLGLVVAIPIMLLHTFLNRQVEHIIGDMEEKSVALTNIISRCQG, encoded by the coding sequence ATGAGATATACCCTTACATCCATCCTCGCTGTCTTCTCTCTGCTCACCCTGTTCGTGACGGCACAACCGCTGAACGCCGCTGATATTCGCGCGGCCTACCAGCAGTTACAGGAGCAATTGACCGAACAGCAACAGGTGCAACAGCGCACCGCTAACGCCATCGCCGCACAGCGCCGCGACCTGAAACAGGAACTGGCCGCGAAGAAGCGCGCCGTGGCGCAACTGGAACAACGCATCAACAGTGGTGAAAAAAAACTGGCCGCCGCTGAAAAAAAACTGCAGACCCTGCAGGCCCGCCAGAGCCGTGATCACGAAGCCATGAACAATCTGGCGGCAGCCGTGCGTGTGGCGGCCAAGCAGTTACAGGAGATGCTCGATGCCTCCTGTTTCAGTGCGTTACAACCGCAACGCTCGACACTGCTGGGCAAACTGTTCAACAAGCACTACTTTCCCGGCCTGGATGATTTCAACACCATGAAGCAGCTCTATCTGGACGATATGGCACAGAGCAGCCAGGTGCAGAGGCCGCAGGCGCAATTCACCGCCCTTTCCGGGATTCAGGAAACCGGCCCGGTCCTGCTGGTCGGCCCGTTTCTCGCCGTGGCCAGCGGTCACGACTGCCCGACCCTGCTCCAATATCAGCCGACCCGTCATGAATTTTCAGCCATTGACGCGACCCTGAGCTGGACCCAACGCAAACTGCTCAATGTCTACCTGGCGGGAAAAAGCGATCTGGCCCCCCTTGACCTCAAAGCCGGTGCCGGTCTCGCGCAACTGACCCAGGAAAAAACCTTCTGGCAGCGCATCAAAGGCGGCGGTGTGCTGGTGTGGCCGATTCTGCTGCTGGCGGTGATCGCCGTGCTGATCAGCATTGAACGCGCGCTGTTCTTGAAGAAGGTCCATGACAACACCGACCGCACCATGAGCCAGGTGAATCAGTATGCCGAGCAGGATAACTGGGAGGCCTGCCAGAAACTGATCGAGGGCCGCAGTACCCCGGTGTATAACGTGGTGCGTGCCGGGATCAGTGCCCGCCACGAAGAGCGCGAGATCCTCGAAAGCATCCTTCAGGAGGCGATTCTCAAAGAGCTGCCGCGTCTCGAACGGGCACTGCCGCTGCTCAACATTATGGCGGCCATTGCCCCGCTGCTCGGACTGCTCGGCACGGTGACCGGCATGATCAGTACCTTTGAGATCATCAACATCTACGGGACCGGTGATCCGCGCATGATGTCCGGCGGCATCTCCGTCGCTCTGGTGACCACCATGCTCGGGCTGGTGGTGGCGATCCCCATCATGCTGCTGCACACCTTTCTTAATCGTCAGGTGGAGCACATCATCGGTGACATGGAAGAAAAATCCGTGGCCCTGACCAACATCATCTCGCGTTGCCAAGGTTAG
- a CDS encoding DUF3450 domain-containing protein, producing MALVFLLLTSTAPIADANATPAAGLSDVAGKTVASEQHTRTLQRQWSDEERTLLAEIDQLTRREDTLRQQVARIDQHLAQKHAQIDAQTRRAEETEKLRKGLQNWFQTSAQELEQRIAGSQPFLPEERRKRLEDLNTVLLADDVAVHEQFRRLMEVFEVEAQYGYTSDVYRDKITIDQQQREVDMLRLGRLSLFFTTLDGQQGGVFDPLEKRFVYLPDAMVADLNQARQQINGQSTEALTLLPVGRIQP from the coding sequence ATGGCCCTTGTTTTTCTGCTTCTGACCAGTACAGCCCCAATCGCTGACGCAAACGCCACGCCAGCAGCGGGCCTGTCCGATGTGGCCGGGAAAACCGTCGCCAGTGAACAACACACCCGCACCCTGCAACGCCAGTGGAGTGATGAAGAACGCACACTGCTGGCAGAAATCGACCAGCTGACCCGCCGTGAAGACACTTTGCGGCAGCAGGTGGCGCGCATCGACCAGCATCTCGCGCAAAAACACGCGCAGATTGACGCTCAGACCCGCCGTGCCGAAGAGACGGAAAAACTGCGCAAGGGCCTACAGAACTGGTTTCAGACCTCGGCACAAGAGCTGGAGCAACGTATCGCCGGCAGCCAGCCTTTTCTGCCGGAGGAACGTCGCAAGCGGCTTGAAGACCTGAACACGGTCCTGCTGGCCGATGACGTTGCCGTACATGAACAGTTCCGGCGGCTGATGGAAGTGTTTGAGGTGGAAGCGCAGTACGGCTACACCAGCGACGTATATCGCGACAAAATCACCATCGATCAGCAACAACGTGAGGTGGACATGTTGCGCCTCGGACGTCTGTCGCTGTTTTTCACCACCCTCGACGGTCAACAGGGCGGCGTGTTTGACCCGCTGGAAAAACGCTTTGTCTACTTGCCGGACGCGATGGTTGCCGACCTCAACCAGGCACGACAACAGATCAACGGCCAATCCACTGAAGCGTTGACGCTGCTGCCCGTGGGGAGGATTCAGCCATGA
- a CDS encoding amino acid permease, giving the protein MSSRRPQLTRQIGLLSALVLVIANMVGSGVFTTSGFILTELGSPATLMWCWLLGGAFALTGALCYGELGAMLPEAGGEYAYLSRAFGPLPAFLSGWISLIVGFSAPIAAAAIAFATYFLGGSGASWFELDVFGMTLIRVSPVTLLACATVIGLSLVHVHSVHLGKRVQNALTLFKIVFIALFIIGGFVWGQGSFSHLGESLSAGGWSASGFAVSLIFVSFAYSGWNAAAYLGSEITRPERNLPLALVGGTVLVMGLYLLLNLVFIYALLPQAMSGTLEVGLSAATALFGNTIGTLFAQAIALGLLSVLSAMIMAGPRVYFAMARDNLFFQRCAQVHKTRHTPAEAIAFQAVIAIGIIVSTAYDTLLIYVGFTLSLSAMTTVLGLIRLRRLAPDLPRPYRTFGYPLTPAIFILGNLWIMIYTIHSRPMVGLAGIVTIGVGALLYWIARQRGRLTANGVFAEQRVDEPGN; this is encoded by the coding sequence ATGAGCAGTCGCCGTCCGCAACTGACCCGGCAGATCGGCCTGCTGTCGGCCCTGGTGTTGGTGATTGCCAACATGGTCGGCAGCGGCGTGTTCACCACGTCCGGGTTTATCCTCACCGAGCTGGGCAGCCCCGCCACCCTGATGTGGTGCTGGCTGCTCGGCGGTGCCTTCGCCCTTACCGGAGCCCTGTGCTACGGTGAGCTGGGCGCCATGTTGCCCGAGGCGGGGGGCGAATACGCCTACCTGTCGCGGGCGTTCGGCCCCCTGCCCGCGTTTCTGTCCGGCTGGATTTCGCTGATTGTCGGTTTTTCCGCGCCCATTGCCGCCGCGGCCATCGCTTTTGCCACCTACTTTCTCGGTGGCAGCGGCGCGTCCTGGTTTGAACTGGATGTGTTCGGCATGACGCTGATCCGCGTGTCGCCGGTCACGCTGCTGGCCTGTGCCACGGTGATCGGCCTGTCGCTGGTGCATGTGCACAGCGTCCACCTCGGCAAACGGGTGCAGAACGCCCTGACCCTGTTCAAAATCGTCTTTATCGCCCTGTTCATCATCGGCGGTTTCGTCTGGGGACAAGGCAGCTTCAGTCACCTCGGTGAATCGCTCTCCGCGGGCGGTTGGAGCGCGTCGGGCTTTGCCGTGTCGCTGATTTTCGTCTCCTTTGCCTACAGCGGCTGGAATGCCGCCGCCTATCTCGGCAGCGAGATCACCCGGCCGGAGCGCAATCTGCCTCTGGCGCTGGTCGGCGGCACGGTGTTGGTTATGGGCCTGTACCTGCTGCTCAATCTGGTGTTCATCTATGCTCTGCTGCCGCAGGCCATGAGCGGCACCCTTGAAGTCGGGCTGAGTGCGGCCACGGCCCTGTTCGGCAACACCATCGGCACATTGTTCGCCCAGGCCATCGCCCTCGGCCTGCTGTCGGTGCTCAGCGCCATGATCATGGCCGGGCCACGGGTTTATTTTGCCATGGCGCGCGACAACCTGTTTTTTCAGCGTTGCGCTCAGGTCCATAAAACGCGCCACACCCCGGCGGAGGCCATCGCTTTTCAGGCGGTGATCGCCATCGGCATCATTGTGTCCACAGCCTACGATACCCTGCTGATCTATGTCGGTTTCACTCTGTCGTTGTCGGCCATGACCACGGTGCTCGGTCTGATTCGCTTGCGCCGCCTGGCGCCTGACCTGCCGCGGCCCTATCGCACCTTCGGCTATCCGCTGACACCGGCGATTTTCATCCTCGGTAATCTGTGGATTATGATCTACACCATCCACAGCCGCCCCATGGTCGGGCTGGCCGGTATTGTCACCATCGGCGTCGGCGCCCTGCTTTATTGGATCGCCAGGCAGCGTGGCCGGCTCACGGCAAACGGGGTGTTTGCCGAACAGCGGGTTGATGAACCCGGTAACTAA
- a CDS encoding SAM-dependent methyltransferase has protein sequence MSQSLRLKHCSALACIILTLLLAFTGVAMAAQTGTLKLVSVGIGDRDNMTLRAHKAIVDADLFLAMHPEQTRAKLADLIGDKPLYDAGHGLFGRLGRRGSAEQRAAQQEKTRQIIRSAVASGKHVVILDYGDSTIYGPQTGYLKEFADLNPVVVPGISSFNAANAALKCGITNGSESHSVIITAAMGARQGYTGKDSLTKLAETRSTMVFFTMGLNLSEVVKQLKTQYDATTPMAIVLYAGSSDKEQVIRGTLNTITTQVDDDKLPFEHLIYVGDFLR, from the coding sequence ATGTCACAGTCCCTTCGTTTAAAACATTGCTCAGCCCTGGCCTGTATCATCCTGACGCTGTTGCTGGCCTTCACTGGAGTCGCCATGGCAGCACAAACCGGCACCCTCAAACTGGTCAGCGTTGGTATCGGCGACCGCGACAACATGACCCTGCGCGCGCATAAAGCCATTGTCGACGCCGATCTGTTTCTGGCCATGCACCCCGAGCAAACCCGCGCCAAGCTGGCCGATCTGATCGGCGACAAACCGCTGTACGACGCCGGTCATGGTCTGTTCGGCCGTCTCGGTCGCCGCGGCAGCGCCGAGCAACGCGCCGCCCAACAGGAAAAAACCCGTCAGATTATCCGTAGCGCCGTCGCAAGCGGCAAACATGTGGTGATCCTCGATTACGGCGATTCCACCATCTATGGTCCGCAAACCGGCTATCTCAAAGAGTTCGCCGACCTCAATCCCGTGGTGGTGCCCGGTATTTCCAGCTTTAATGCCGCTAATGCCGCGCTGAAATGCGGCATCACCAACGGCAGCGAAAGCCACTCGGTGATCATCACCGCGGCCATGGGCGCACGCCAGGGCTACACAGGGAAAGATAGCCTGACCAAGCTGGCGGAAACCCGGTCGACCATGGTGTTCTTCACTATGGGATTGAACCTGTCCGAGGTGGTCAAACAACTGAAAACCCAGTATGACGCGACTACGCCCATGGCCATTGTGCTCTACGCCGGATCTTCGGACAAAGAGCAGGTGATTCGCGGCACCCTCAACACCATCACGACTCAGGTCGATGACGACAAACTCCCGTTTGAACACCTGATCTACGTTGGAGATTTTCTGCGATGA